In the genome of Arabidopsis thaliana chromosome 4, partial sequence, the window CATTGCGCTTTAGGTTACCCGAGAAGCATGACAGATCAATGTTGTGAGCAGGTTCTTCTTCTGTAGTTTCAAATCGCACCAAAAATCATTGCTATTAGATATCCTAATTGGCTCAAATAGCATTTTCACACTTACTGATAGGGTGCACACCTGGTCTCTTGACATCGGTCTCTGGTTTACTTGTTTCAGGCTGAAATAGTACACAAGAATGACGATTCAATTTCGGATGCtgattaagattttaaaatcaaaatgcttGATATTCAAACCTCTTGTTCTGATTCAGCAATCtgaaattcatcatcatcatccgaGTCTTCATCCATAAGCAAGGAGTTTCTGTTAACGGAATTTGTTTGATCAAGAGAAAAGGCAGACTTATGCAGAGACTTCCCACTCTTAGTCAAGCTCAAGGAAGATGATGCCATATTAACCATGACAGGGATCCGGGTATGAACACCTCTCTCATCTGTCTGTGAAAACCATTCCCGCAAACCTGTGAAAAGCAGTTAAGCACAGTACCATGAATTAAGACGGAGGATTTTTAAATAGCCAATGAAATTACTTTTCTGCAAGGACCTAAGGAAACCAGTGGAAAGGAAGCATGAAAGCACTTACCAGCAACACTATTCAGCatttgaagaagacaatgtTGTTGAAATGCTGGAAGATAGCCTGCACCCCACCCTTTTAGATCAATTTGTATTAGATGTTGCACTTGCGTTCTAGGCCTCCCATTCCGAGGCTTTAGTGGGGAAATATTATATCCTCCACCTACGCGAAACAAAAATAGCCGAGGTTAGATAGTAGTACATCAAAGGGTAGAAGTATTTTATCAAGCGGTTAAAACCAATTAGTTTGCTTAACGTACTCTCAAGATGAGCCCGAACACATCCAGGTTGTGGACCACAATTCTCATGCTCCCTAGAACGGAACAACACAACTTCACAGAAAGAGCAAGATAAATAACCAACAAGTTTTATAAAACTAATCTTTCCAGCAGATTCTAGATGAGtaaagaggaaagaaagatACCATAACTCCCATCATCATTACGGCGCCAATAGCGGACATAACAGAGGTCGCGAGGCCACACAATCCTGAACCATTTGATTTAATAATCAGGATAAAGCAGAGCTCGTGGAAACAGTGAACTAAATTTCAAACTGGAAACAGGAAATAtcacaaatgaaacaaaataataactCTGAGCTGTTTTTCTGTCCCCAGTCTTATACAGCATTGTATTAtggcaaaaaagaaagacaccTTTGAGAGACACAGTCTATTTTCCTAATGATGTAGTAGTAAGGTTTAATTCATTTGGAATAAAATCATCACATTTTGTCAGCTTGACTATAAGTAGACAATATTTTTTCAGGTGCAACCTTACATTGGAAACCAGTCGAGCAGAAGTCTGTGATAGAGGACTGCTGTGTGACCATCGACCTCTTCCACTAAGCTACCAAACTGAAAGCTGCAGTCCCACCTGTATCGAACAGGAACACAGATAACTTCAGATACAGATAAACACTAAAATACAAGACTTTTGGATACATACTTTAAAACATTGGACAAGCAAAACTGTTTTTTCAgggaaagaaacagaaaaacataGAACCAACATTAAAAGGCATAAAACTACAAGGaaatatttaacaatttttccaaataataGTGTCTAACTgcaacaaaatgaagaaaaaggaacaCTGTACAAGCCATCTCCTACAGTAAGGAAATTAGTCGGGAAAATAGAAGGCAGAGAAGCACCTACTCATAACGAGTGCCGTCCATGCTCATCAGAAGCTCGAATATTTCCTCACATGTTGCCTCCACTACACCAACAGCCTTCATTGCCCTGCTACAGCTTCTTGGCTGCACATGTAGCACTATAATGATGGTTCTTGTCTATATAGAGTTACTATGTAATCAAATGGGAATCACGCCATAATAAATAAGGTATTCGAGATTTCCGTACAAGGTAATCAACTTCAAGAAGCTCTTCAAAAATCCGAAGACCTGCCAAATGtgtagaaaaacaaaagttaattcAAACCAACTTCTAAAAAgcaataatcaaatatatatgttcctAAAAAAGGATTAAGAGCCTTGAGCTaatgaaaacttgaaaaaatcactcaaaaacaattaaaaatgaaagtaaaagCAATAACGAAACCCATGAAGATAGAAGATTGTATTGATTGATCATTAAAAGCGATCTTCCAGTTCCCAGAGCAGATATAACTAATAAAGGCACTGGAATCCACATGTTCCAAATAAGATCTCATAATTGTTGTAGTTTATCGAGGGGAAATAGTATACTAAATTGCATTTCAGATATAGCAGCATCTTCTAGAGCCCCTGTAAAACCACTAACCATTTTGGCACTGAAGGAGACGCCAGTGTTTCCTGGAAAATGCTTGGTTGTCGGAATTCTGGTTCGCCAACTCTGCATCAAATTCTTTGGTCCAGTCAAGTACAGATTCTGGAGGACCTGCAAGTTTTTTTGAGGTGATCAATCAGCCAGGATCGCAGTACCAGATTAGGACACAAATAAGTGAATTCGAAAATAACCATTTCCAATAGTTGTCCTCCTCATTAAGCTACGTCGAGAGTCCTCTTCATCCTCTGCCGCACTAAATCTAAAGGAAATTGCAGATCTTGTTTTGCATAAGTATATGCAtatcaaactcaaaagatAAACAACATAGGGacaaacatcaaaaagaaTGATATATGATGGGTACTCTCTACATGCAGCACTTTGTTAGCCTCTTCTGGCCTTTGTAAATTCTGACAGTCTTAGAATGACTGAGACAGGCGGTTCGGGATAGGGGCCAGACACGGATTATGATTGGTAGTTTActtccaatatttttttatctaatagAATGacatttttcaattatttactAATCATAAATTGCCGCCACAAACCCCTTAATTTGAACAATCTGGACGGTCATCCCATAACAAGGAGATCAAGTCTATGAACAATGAGAATAATCAGAACATAATTTGTTATGATTGAGTCAGGAAATCCTATAAGTAAGAAACTTTAGCCATTAAGTTGTTGGGAAAATGATTCGACGTGGAGGAAGTAATAGataagtattttaaaataggCACTTACTGGCTTTCATGGTCTGAAGATGAAGCAGTCCTTCCAGTATCCATTCCAGATTTATATTCAAATGAAACATACTGCTGACCATTTGGAACTTGGGACTCTTGATGCTGCACCAGTGCAAAACATAGTTAGGGAATCAGATAAATTACTAATCTACAAATGTTTAAACAGTGAAAGGGGAGGAAGCTTTTGTAATTCAGGTATTGGCACTTTGGCAGGCAGATGGCTCACCTGGTCTATAACAGACTCAATTTTTTCCTTCCACATTAGTGCTTCCTGAATGTTGAACGCTGCCATCTAGCAAGAAACATACTCCACATTAACGAACCCAAAAGCATGAAATTGCCAAGTAACACGAAAAGTCCAGTGTTAGCTAATCTTAAAGTAAAGATAACATACCGTAATTCTAtgactcttttcttttttgttatagaCAGACAAAACGTAAACCATCTGCAAAGTGGAGCCGACAAGCCCAAAAGAGATTGTATATGCATAAGTGATATGTTTATAAGAAATCTAGCATTAGATAACTCATGTAACACACTCAATGGAACACATCACATACACATCAATAAGCACTTCAAGTATCAACATGGTAATAGAAAAGGTTAAAACGAAGACTCACATGTCCATGATGTGTTTTCAAGCCTCGATCCTCAACTCTGCAGTTACCATCAATTAACATGGTCTTGATAGGAACCTATTTTAACATTCCAAAATTCATCTTTCAGCTAAAACCTCGCACCATTTCTCCAGCTCATAACAAAGGAAATACAAATTGAAGCAGACAGAACAAAATTCGCTAAAGCTGAGGTATAATTTCACCTGATAATCCTGAGGTTTCTTCTTGTAATACGCCAAAAGACGAGGCTCCAACACAAAATACCTCATATGAATATACGATCGTCCGATCTTCCTCCTTCCATACCTAACCATCCATCCTTCGTACACTACCTTAGACATTGTTTCTGTCCccagaaattacaaaaaatctCCAACGGGGACGAacgaaaacaaatcaaatggCACAAAACTTCCCCACGGAAATCGAAATCGAATCTAATTATTTCCGCGGGAGATTCATCGAATTTTACTAAACGACCTGATTGTTCATCGGCGCTCCGGCGCCGGAATCTGGTGTTGGAATTTTCGCAGATTCGTCTCTGCGATTAGCGAAGATTTATGAGCTCacagattttcaaaattccggaaaaaataaaatcaaattttccaCTTCGacgaaaaacaagagaaaaagcaATTCAACTTtgacagagaaaaaaaaagaaaaaaatccaaagctaaattaatattttctataaaaaaataaaacagcaGAGAGAGAAATATCTGTGTATactcaaaataaataaataaattaaaataactaATCACGCCAAAGACGTAAGTTTAGTCAgttaaacaaacataaatgatgaataatgttttaatttaatttaatggaggagtcattaattaattaaagtcATGCCAAATCAGTTCAAAACCGCATTTTGGTATTTTGTCGTTAGGTGACGAAGCAATCCATTGAGAAGGTCGCTGACGGCCATCTTATTCCGTTAGGCAGAGAAGAAAACGACGCCGTATCAACAAAATAGCTGACGTGTTAACCACATACACGTGAACCACAATAATTGGCTGACGTCTTTATTCTTAGTTTTTAAGTAAGACAACAGTACAACACCACAACATTTATGCAAACATACAAAAAGTTagtcttttccttttcaacgAAAGCCAAAACTTCAAAGTTATTGATCAACAAACTTCATAGCAATTATGTAAACGAGTCATATATGTAATCCAGTGAAATTTCGAATGTAaccatttaaataaaatccaAGGTTCAGCAGTGTATtgcatattctttttttacaaaCAGAAACAGCAATTTTTTACAGTTGGGGTTAAAACTTATTACCATGAAtgtgattgaaaaaaaaaagtcttgtaATTGGACAGaggatttgggttttgtttggtttagtaaGGTGCAATGATAGATTCTATGAGTTCTTGAAGAGGAGCGAGTTCTTTCTTGTCAATGAGAACAAActcctgcaaaacaaaaccagacc includes:
- the EDR2 gene encoding ENHANCED DISEASE RESISTANCE 2 (ENHANCED DISEASE RESISTANCE 2 (EDR2); FUNCTIONS IN: lipid binding; INVOLVED IN: biological_process unknown; LOCATED IN: plasma membrane; EXPRESSED IN: 23 plant structures; EXPRESSED DURING: 15 growth stages; CONTAINS InterPro DOMAIN/s: Protein of unknown function DUF1336 (InterPro:IPR009769), Pleckstrin homology-type (InterPro:IPR011993), Lipid-binding START (InterPro:IPR002913), Pleckstrin homology (InterPro:IPR001849); BEST Arabidopsis thaliana protein match is: Pleckstrin homology (PH) domain-containing protein / lipid-binding START domain-containing protein (TAIR:AT5G45560.1); Has 517 Blast hits to 508 proteins in 73 species: Archae - 0; Bacteria - 2; Metazoa - 69; Fungi - 0; Plants - 351; Viruses - 0; Other Eukaryotes - 95 (source: NCBI BLink).) produces the protein MSKVVYEGWMVRYGRRKIGRSYIHMRYFVLEPRLLAYYKKKPQDYQVPIKTMLIDGNCRVEDRGLKTHHGHMVYVLSVYNKKEKSHRITMAAFNIQEALMWKEKIESVIDQHQESQVPNGQQYVSFEYKSGMDTGRTASSSDHESQFSAAEDEEDSRRSLMRRTTIGNGPPESVLDWTKEFDAELANQNSDNQAFSRKHWRLLQCQNGLRIFEELLEVDYLPRSCSRAMKAVGVVEATCEEIFELLMSMDGTRYEWDCSFQFGSLVEEVDGHTAVLYHRLLLDWFPMIVWPRDLCYVRYWRRNDDGSYVVLFRSREHENCGPQPGCVRAHLESGGYNISPLKPRNGRPRTQVQHLIQIDLKGWGAGYLPAFQQHCLLQMLNSVAGLREWFSQTDERGVHTRIPVMVNMASSSLSLTKSGKSLHKSAFSLDQTNSVNRNSLLMDEDSDDDDEFQIAESEQEPETSKPETDVKRPEEEPAHNIDLSCFSGNLKRNENENARNCWRISDGNNFKVRGKNFGQEKRKIPAGKHLMDLVAVDWFKDSKRIDHVARRKGCAAQVAAEKGLFSMVVNVQVPGSTHYSMVFYFVMKELVPGSLLQRFVDGDDEFRNSRLKLIPLVPKGSWIVRQSVGSTPCLLGKAVDCNYIRGPTYLEIDVDIGSSTVANGVLGLVIGVITSLVVEMAFLVQANTAEEQPERLIGAVRVSHIELSSAIVPNLESE
- the EDR2 gene encoding ENHANCED DISEASE RESISTANCE 2 (ENHANCED DISEASE RESISTANCE 2 (EDR2); FUNCTIONS IN: lipid binding; INVOLVED IN: biological_process unknown; LOCATED IN: plasma membrane; EXPRESSED IN: 23 plant structures; EXPRESSED DURING: 15 growth stages; CONTAINS InterPro DOMAIN/s: Protein of unknown function DUF1336 (InterPro:IPR009769), Pleckstrin homology-type (InterPro:IPR011993), Lipid-binding START (InterPro:IPR002913), Pleckstrin homology (InterPro:IPR001849); BEST Arabidopsis thaliana protein match is: Pleckstrin homology (PH) domain-containing protein / lipid-binding START domain-containing protein (TAIR:AT5G45560.1); Has 30201 Blast hits to 17322 proteins in 780 species: Archae - 12; Bacteria - 1396; Metazoa - 17338; Fungi - 3422; Plants - 5037; Viruses - 0; Other Eukaryotes - 2996 (source: NCBI BLink).) gives rise to the protein MSKVVYEGWMVRYGRRKIGRSYIHMRYFVLEPRLLAYYKKKPQDYQVPIKTMLIDGNCRVEDRGLKTHHGHMVYVLSVYNKKEKSHRITMAAFNIQEALMWKEKIESVIDQHQESQVPNGQQYVSFEYKSGMDTGRTASSSDHESQFSAAEDEEDSRRSLMRRTTIGNGPPESVLDWTKEFDAELANQNSDNQAFSRKHWRLLQCQNGLRIFEELLEVDYLPRSCSRAMKAVGVVEATCEEIFELLMSMDGTRYEWDCSFQFGSLVEEVDGHTAVLYHRLLLDWFPMIVWPRDLCYVRYWRRNDDGSYVVLFRSREHENCGPQPGCVRAHLESGGYNISPLKPRNGRPRTQVQHLIQIDLKGWGAGYLPAFQQHCLLQMLNSVAGLREWFSQTDERGVHTRIPVMVNMASSSLSLTKSGKSLHKSAFSLDQTNSVNRNSLLMDEDSDDDDEFQIAESEQEPETSKPETDVKRPGVHPIKEEPAHNIDLSCFSGNLKRNENENARNCWRISDGNNFKVRGKNFGQEKRKIPAGKHLMDLVAVDWFKDSKRIDHVARRKGCAAQVAAEKGLFSMVVNVQVPGSTHYSMVFYFVMKELVPGSLLQRFVDGDDEFRNSRLKLIPLVPKGSWIVRQSVGSTPCLLGKAVDCNYIRGPTYLEIDVDIGSSTVANGVLGLVIGVITSLVVEMAFLVQANTAEEQPERLIGAVRVSHIELSSAIVPNLESE
- the EDR2 gene encoding ENHANCED DISEASE RESISTANCE 2 (ENHANCED DISEASE RESISTANCE 2 (EDR2); CONTAINS InterPro DOMAIN/s: Protein of unknown function DUF1336 (InterPro:IPR009769), Pleckstrin homology-type (InterPro:IPR011993), Lipid-binding START (InterPro:IPR002913), Pleckstrin homology (InterPro:IPR001849); BEST Arabidopsis thaliana protein match is: Pleckstrin homology (PH) domain-containing protein / lipid-binding START domain-containing protein (TAIR:AT5G45560.1).) yields the protein MSKVVYEGWMVRYGRRKIGRSYIHMRYFVLEPRLLAYYKKKPQDYQVPIKTMLIDGNCRVEDRGLKTHHGHMVYVLSVYNKKEKSHRITMAAFNIQEALMWKEKIESVIDQHQESQVPNGQQYVSFEYKSGMDTGRTASSSDHESQFSAAEDEEDSRRSLMRRTTIGNGPPESVLDWTKEFDAELANQNSDNQAFSRKHWRLLQCQNGLRIFEELLEVDYLPRSCSRAMKAVGVVEATCEEIFELLMSMDGTRYEWDCSFQFGSLVEEVDGHTAVLYHRLLLDWIVWPRDLCYVRYWRRNDDGSYVVLFRSREHENCGPQPGCVRAHLESGGYNISPLKPRNGRPRTQVQHLIQIDLKGWGAGYLPAFQQHCLLQMLNSVAGLREWFSQTDERGVHTRIPVMVNMASSSLSLTKSGKSLHKSAFSLDQTNSVNRNSLLMDEDSDDDDEFQIAESEQEPETSKPETDVKRPGVHPIKEEPAHNIDLSCFSGNLKRNENENARNCWRISDGNNFKVRGKNFGQEKRKIPAGKHLMDLVAVDWFKDSKRIDHVARRKGCAAQVAAEKGLFSMVVNVQVPGSTHYSMVFYFVMKELVPGSLLQRFVDGDDEFRNSRLKLIPLVPKGSWIVRQSVGSTPCLLGKAVDCNYIRGPTYLEIDVDIGSSTVANGVLGLVIGVITSLVVEMAFLVQANTAEEQPERLIGAVRVSHIELSSAIVPNLESE